TCTGGAAGAAGAGATTCAAAAGCCATCGATTCCATTGGAAAAGCAGAGCCATGAGACGATAAGATCTCTAGAGAAGGAGAATCTGGAATTGCTGAGGCCTTTAGAAGAAGAGAACTTAGAAACACTAAAAATACTAGAGAAAGAGAATCAAGAATTATTGAAGTCTTTAGAAGGAAAGGAGATGGAGATAGTGAGATCTCTAGAAAAAGAGACTCTAGAACTACTTAAGCCTATAGGAAAAGAGGATCCACAGACATTGCCATCTCTAGAACAGGAGAATCAAGAAATAACGAGGTCTCTTGAAGTTAATGTAGAGACATTTTTATATCCAGGAAAGGAAAATCAAGAGTTAGTGAGGTCTCTAGAAGAGGAGAACATTGAGTCATTGATAACTCTAGAAAAGGAGAGTCAAGAGCCACTGAGATGTCAAGAAGTAGAGAACCAGGAAACACTGAGACTCCTAGCCAAAGAGAGTCAAGAGCCATTGAGGTCTCTAGAAGACCAGGAGGCATCAAGACCTCTAGGAAAAGAGAATCATGAGGCCCTGAGGGCTGCAGAAGATGAGAATCATGAGGCTCTGAGAcctctagaaaaagaaaaccaggagcCGCTGAGATCTTTAGAAGAAGACCAGGAGGCAGTGAGaccttcagaaaaagaaaaccaggagcCGCTGAGGTCTCTAGAAACAGAAAACCAGGAGTCACTGAGGTCTCTAGAAGAAGACCAGGAGGAAATAAGAGCTCTAGAAGAAGACCAGGAGGCAGTGAGaccttcagaaaaagaaaaccaggagcCGCTGAGGTCTCTAGAAACAGAAAACCAGGAGTCACTGAGGTCTCTAGAAGAAGACCAGGAGGAAATAAGAGCTCTAGAAGAAGACCAGGAGGCAGTGAGaccttcagaaaaagaaaaccaggagcCGCTGAGGTCTCTAGAAACAGAAAACCAGGAGTCACTGAGGTCTCTAGAAGAAGACCAGGAGGAAATAAGAGCTCCAGAGGAAGACCAGGAGACAGGGAGacctctagaaaaagaaaaacaggaatcaCTAAGGTCTCTAGAAGACCAGGAGGCAATGAGACCTCTAGAAGAAGAAAACCAGGAGCCACTGAGGtctctagagaaagaaaaagaggagtcaCTGAGGTCTCTAGAAGACCAGGAGGCAATGAGACCTCTAGAAGAAAACCAGGAGCCACTGAGGtctctagagaaagaaaaagaggagtcaCTGAGGTCTCTAGAAGACCAGGAGGCAATGAGACCTCTAGAAGAAGAAAACCAAGAGCCACTGAGgtctctagaaaaagaaaaacaggaggcAATGAGACCTCTAGAAGAAGACAAACAGGAATTACTGAGATCTCTAGAAGACCAGGAGGCAATGAGATCTCTAGATGAAGAAGGCCAGATGACATTGAGCCCTCTAGAAAAAGTGAAACCAGAGACACTAAAGTCTCTTGGAAAAGATCAGGAGATAGTTATACCTCTTGAAAAAGAGAATCAAGAGTTATTAAGGTCCCTAAATGAAGAGAGTATAGAGGCAGTGAGGTCTttagaaacagagactccagaACCACTAAAGCCTACCGAAGAGGAAAACCTGGAAATACTGAAACCTCTAGAAGAGGAAAGTCAAGAGCCACTGGAGTCTGTGGAAGGGAACCACGAGACACTGAGACCCCCAGATAAGGAGAATCAAGAGTCACTGGGCTCTCTGGCAGAGTGGAACGTAGAGAATTTGCAATCTCTAGAGGAGGCTGATGAGGGAAGTCTAAGGCActtggaagaggaagagaacgtggagaaggaagagagtcAAGCGTCACTGAGGCCCCTGGAGGAGCAGGGACAGGAGCTGCCGCTCTCTGCACATCAGCAGAACTGGGAAGATATAACGCAGGGGGACCAAGAACTGGATCAGGACAGGCCCCCTGGGAGGGCTGGGGTGGACAGTGAGGATGGGGCAGAGCTGGAACTGAAAGAACAGGCTGGCTTCCCTGCGAAGCGGGAGGTGGTGGAGCAGGGGGAGCTGCATCTGACAGCCACAGGTGAGGCCTGGGGCGCGGGTGAGGGGCAGCCAGGCAGCCCCGAGCCCAAAGAGCAGAGGCTCCCAGCTGAGGGagcaggtggggcagggggcgCTGAGGGCCTCCAGAACCCTGAGGAGCAGCCAGAGCAGGTGGGGGCCCTGGGCCTCCCAGCTGCCCAGAGCATGTCAGAGGTGATGGAGCCCGTGTTGGAAGATGAGGATGTGGCCCCAGGGGATGGCCGAGCCTCCCCAGAGGTCACCCTGGAGTTAGAGACGGCCATGGGCAGGTCTGCGGGAGTGGAGCGGGGACCCGAGCAGGAGGTAGTAGGGCTGGAGGACCCAGGTGGCCTGGCCAGAGAGGAGGTGATGGAGCCAcccctgggggagggaggtgtggaGGCAAAGAAGGTACAGGGCTTGGAAGGGCCCagaaaggagctggaggaggcaggCACTCTGGAGCCGGAGGTCTCCACACTGCCCAAGAAGAGCAGAGACCCGCTGGAGACTCCTAGGGACTGGGAGGAGTCAGAATCTGGGGCCCCTGGGAAAACAGAGGAGACAGTCTCAGCTGAGACCTTATGCCACGAGGGAAGTGATACCCCTCAGCCCAGGCCCCTGGGGTCAGAGGGAGCAGAGGAGGATGCCAAACAGCTGCTGGGCCCCCCCAGTCTGAGGCCCACCGAGTCCTGCTTGCCCACCCTAATCCCTGAAGATGCCGCTGGGCCCCAGCCCCTGGCTGAGGGGAACCAAGAGGccagctgggggctggagggcagggctgaggtCCTGGGAAAGGCGGACGGTGAGCAGGAGGATCTGAGCTCTGGGGGGATCCCAGAGGGCctccaggaggaaggggaggagagcagagaaGAGAGTGAGGCGGATGAGCTAGGGGAGACCCTTCCTGACTCCACTCCCCTAGGCCTCTACCTCAGATCCCCCGCTTCCCCCAAGTGGGACCTGCCTGGAGAGCAGAGGCCCTCCCCTCAAGGGGAGCCTGGAAAGGAAGGCTGGGGTCCTGCAGTCCCAGCCTCCAAGGGCCTTGGGGCCCACCcctcagaggaggaagaagaggagggagatgaggaggaggaacgTGGCCATGACTCTGAGCTGTCGGAAGAATTTGAGGACCTGGGGACTGAGGCTTCTCTCCTTCCCGGGGTCCCCGGGGAGGGGGAAGAACCTCTGAGCCAAGTGCCCCAGCTGCTCCTGGAGCCTGCAGCCTGGGATCGTGATGGTGAATCTGATggatttgcagatgaggaagagagtggggaggagggagaggaagaagacgaagaagaggggagggagcCAGGGGCAGGACACGGGGGGCCAGTGCCCTCCGTGGGCAGCCTCCCCGCCCCACGCAGCCCTCAGGGAGGGAACCTCCTGGGGTCTGAGACCGCGGATGTCAGTGTCCCCTGGGACGATGGCCCGAGGGTCACGGCACCTGATGCCCCCATGACTGCCCCGGAGACTGAGTCCCAGAACATCACTGAGGCCTCAGGCTCAGAGGAGGAGTCTGATGCTGCCCCCCTGGAGAGGGAGGACCAAGTCCCTGGTCCTCTGGGGACCCTCAGTGGGGTGGAGGACACCCCTGATGTCGGtggcccaggtcccagcctgaAGGAAGAGTTGGAGCACGTGAATGGGGGCGTGGTGAACGGGCTGGAGCAATCCGAGGGGATAGGCCAGGGGGCCGCTGAGGGGGACCGAGGGAGCCccttggaggaggaggggggttCCCTGAAGGCCCCTTGGGCAGGGGCTCCTCTTCACCTGGGCCAAGGCCAATTCCTGAAGTTCAGTCAGAGAGAAGGTGATGGAGACTCCTGGTCCTCCGGGGAGGACTAGAGAAAGCACTCCTACACGGAGGCATTGGGCGGAGGGGTATCCCCCGGCCCCCTGCCTTCTCGGGGCAGCACCCTTCACCTATGCTCTCCTGACCTGGGGTTTATGTCCCAGAGGCCTGGCTGGCCAAGGTGAAACGGGTGTGGCAAAGGGACCCGGTCCAAGAATGGAGACTCCGGGAATAGATCCCAGCCCCTTGGCCTCCGCATCGCGGGGACAGCCTGCCTGCACTGTCCCGTGAGGCTGAAGCCAGCTGAATCCCTGTAGGACTAGTCCGTCGTTTTCACTgcacctccttcctccccaccccaggacctGGAGAAGGCCAGGGCCCAGTGGCCCCTCCaaagggaggggctggggtggtcCGCGTGCCAGGGCTTACCAGATCTGCCCTTCCTCCCGCACCCTCATGAGATGGTGGGCCGGTGGCTGATGAGGGTGAGGGGGTACTCCTGTGTCCTGACCCCCCCATAGACCTGCCATGTTGTGGCCCCTTCTGGCTCGTCCCTGCCTGAATAAAGTAATGCCTCCACCTACAAAGTCTGGACTCTTCCTTCCTCAATTCAGGGGGGCCTCAGGGTTGACACAGAGGCAGAAGagccggggtggggggagcaggagaCGCTGGTGTTGGGGAGGGGCTGCCTGCTGGGGAGAGAAGATTCTGGAAGGCCTCATGGTGGCAACAAGCCAGGCAGATGAAGGCTGCAGGCAGCAGTGCTGGGGGCCCGGGGAAGGCTGAGGGTGCTGCTTGACCGGGGGATGGGGGTGCCAACCCAGGTGACCTTGGCGCCTGCAGAAGCAGGCCTGTCATCATCTCTGCCCACAGCGCTGATTACAGGGATTAGGGCTTGGGGCCACCCCCACCCTCGCATGTCCTCCCTGCTGGCCCCTCAGCGCCGCCAGCATAATAAGCCCCCTTGCCCCCAAACCCAAACAATTGTCTGGCCTTGGTGTCTGCTCAGACTGGCTGGGTCAGAGCCGGGTGAGGGGGAAGGAGGTCGTTCTGCCTTAGTCTGGCTGGGTAGCCTCAGGTCCgtgcttcacctctctgaacctcagatcCAGCCACACAATGACAGACAGGGGCCAGGTGACTCGGGGGCCTCCCAGGGCAGAGAGAGCAGTGAGCAGACGAGGAGAAGCCAGAGGGTTACCGGTTAGATCTTCAGTAGGACTTCCTTGCAAGTGGAAGCAGGAGACAGGGACGACAAGAAAGGGGAGGTGAGGGGGATAAACAAGATGTCGGGTGAAACGAAAGCGCGATGATGGGGTATGCTGATGCCTGGAGTTAGGTTGGGGGTCCACCCAGCCACAGCGTCTTTCCAAGAACACCCCTCTTCCCAGGAGTTTTCTGGGTCCCTGTATAGGGCTAGGAGGGACCAGGGGTGCCCGGATTAGGCTGGGCTTGAAGGCCTTGTAGTCAGGATACCCAAATAGAAGCCACTCCCCATCTGAGCTCTGGAGGGAAGAAGAGCAGGGCAGGGCGACACCTCTAAATactctgggtgggggtggggcaggagctgCCAGATGAATGTTCCCCTTGGAGAGACAATCCCAAGGCCAGAGGCAGGCCCTTTCTTTTCTCCTCGGGCCTCAGGCTGAGGCCAGGGGAAGACGAGAAGATGAACTCTCAACCCCTCTGACTTCAGCTCATCCTCCCGACAAGGAGGGGGTGGACAGGAGGCCCCCGACAGGACCCCACTGTCTGCTTCTCTCCCCACACCTTCTCCACCTTCTGGGAGTCTCTGTGTTGGTTATCCAGGCCTCCATTTCACACACACCCTGGCCCTCGGGGTCGCGGATGCTGGCGGCCCCCCTGGCCTCCACTCTCCCTCCTGTACCCATTGCTAACAAGGCCATGTCTGATCTCACCAGGCTGCCAGGCTGGGGGCCAGCATGCTGGCATCCGGGCAAATAAggccccctccctgctcctctgaTGGGACAGACGAGCCCTGTATTTGCCTCCCCAGGCCCTCGGGCACCCCCACTTAGGCAAAGGGCCAAGGACAGAGGCTGAGTCCTTCCCTGTGTCCGGGCCATCCTGCcatcccacccccccacacacacaccagggccCCTGATTTCCTGCAGAACTACCCAAACTATAGCCATTTCTGCTGACCGTCTCTAACAGGGGGAGGAATGTTAGACAGAAGTGAGGCCTTTCTAAAGGAGGTATGCCATGGGAGATGTGTCCTCTCTGGCAATGGAAGTCTGTGCAGCAGGAGAAATGGGGTTGGACAGCAACAAGGACTGGCAGCTGCTACGGGGGCATGTACTGTGCGCCATGGGCCATGCAAGCGTTGGGAGTCCAGGGTTCCTGACCCTGAGAGCTCTGCCTTCTAACTGAATAAGGGCTTCTGAGTGGAAATCATTCAAAAATAGAGACAGGCAGGAGACTGTGGGAGCATACAGCAGGCGCCCCCCCTGATCTGAgctgggggaggctgggaggaggtggtcagggaaggctacTCTAGGAGCCTAAAAGGGGAGCAGGAGCTGGCCAGTAtagggaggagaagaaaagaggagggggaggaaaagTATTCTAGCCAGAGGGAAGAGCGTGGACAAaatcctggggcaggaagagaagtttgggcatttgaggaacagaaagaaggctTATGTGACCAGAAGGTGCAGAATGAGGGGTAAAAAGGTTCACGATAAGGCTAAAGAGGAGTTGGGGGCCAGGGGGTTAGAGCCTCCCTAGGCAGCCAGGAAATACAGCTTTCATCCTAAGGGAAATGAGTCTCCTCTGAAGTAGTGAGCTGACACGACCAGGTTTGCGTGTTAAATAGAACTTTCCGGCTGCTGTGTGAGAGTGGATTGGGGTAAGGTAGAAGGGCTTCAGGGTCTTGCCGTGGTCCAGGCAGGGGATGAGGGCAGCAGTGGGGCTGGAGAGAAAGCACGGAAGGGAAGCAGAGTCTCAGGACTTGGTGATCCATTGTGGGAGACAGAaaggtggtggctcagatggtagggaatctgcctgcagtgcaggagacccaggttcgatccctgggtcaggaagatcccctgcagaaggaaatggcaacccactccagtattcttgcctggagaattccgtggacagaggagcctgatgggctacagtccctggggtcacaaagagtcggacacgactgagtaacacttcactttacttctggCCTAGAGGTCACCCAGGACAGAGCCCCCGGGAACTCCAGCTGGGAGGAGACACTTGGGCAGGAGCCTGAGAAGGAGGACCAGGGGACTGTGGTCCCTTGGAGACCGTCTTGTCTCGAAAGCCCTGGGACAGCGTGGCCTTGGTCTGACACGGTGCCTGGGGGCCCGAGGGTGCTCAGTAAACACAGACTgaacaaataagtgaatgaatgaatgactgtgaTGAGGTCAGACAACAGGAAGCACTCCGGAGGGTGGAGTCCCAGGGGAGAGAACCAGGAGGCAGCACCCGccatccccccaccctccccagcacAAGGACAAGTGGGAGGTTATTCTGGGGCCTCCTCTGGGTAAATATAGCCTCTGaacggggtgggggcagggtggggggccgGAGGTGGCTTCCTCGGTTTGTTTGGGGCACTTCCTTATAAGGCTGTGCGGGCTGAGGCGCCTGGGAGGGTGAGGTCAGGGGCTGAGTTCTCCATTCAGCCCGGCCTGATGCTGTCCCTGCCGCCcggctgctgccgctgctgccaGAGTCGCAGAGGAAATCAAAGGCCTGGGCTTTGGGCTCTGGCCAAGGGAGCTCAGAGTGCGGCCTCTTAAAGGGCCCCTTCAGCCTCATGTCTATGCAGGAGCCCAGTCTAGGGTGGGACAGGAGGTCTCTCCAGGGTCCTCTCAGAAAGTGATGCTGGAGGCCTCGGTTTTCCCACCTGCACAATACCGCTCAGACTGGGTCATTCCCTGAGGCTCCACGCAGCAAAGAGACCCCGCAGTCTAACCTCTACCCTTCCCACTGCAGGGTCTAGACTTTTTGCTCTGGTCtctccctagtagctcagctggtaaagaatccgtctgcaatgtaagagaccctgcttcaattcctgggccaggaagatcccctggagaagggaacagctaccagctccagtattcttgcctggagaatcccatggacagaggagcctttcgggctagagtccacgggattgcaaagaatcggacacaactgagcaactttcactcgaGACCAGGGACTCAGAGCCCATTCATTGCTCCCCAAGGCCCTGGCCCCTTAGCTCCTCCCGGCTCCCCACTCTCAGCCCCTCCTCGGGGGACCAGCTGCTGCCACTTGACTCTTCGGTGTCACAGCTGCTGTCAGAAATGCCGTCCTGTCAGGCAGGGCTGGAGGAATGTGATTTAATTTCAGCTGGAATGTGCCCTCTGGGGCTGCCCCTAGAAAGGGGAGCGAATGGACACTAAGCCCACCTAAGCCCAGGAAACCCAAGAAGGCTCTGGGCTTGGGGCCAGGCCCCTGGGTCCCCGTGaggcccccactcccaccccaggggGAATGGTAGGTTGCAGGACAGGTGCTGCTGCAGAAGACGTCATGTGAATGCTGCTCTAGTGGATCAAGGAGGGACCCAGGTACCCGTTCCAAAGGCCTCAGGCCCACTTGGAAAAGACAAAGGGGGATctccagtgagccaccagggaagggaattTTTGGCTCAGGGGCAGGAAGAGGGACAGAATGGCCTCAGGTGAGGGCCCGAGGAGTCTGTGATCAGAAGCAAGGAAACCACCGtcctctgtttcctctttgatGATCCAAAGATTCCATATCCACCTCCCCATCCACCCTGGgggctcctctcccttctcccctccctttctAACACAGCACCCCCACAGCCAGATCGTGTTTCTTTTCCAACATTTGAGAAGTAATAGACTCTGCCTCCTGCTCCCCGACCCTTGCCCCGACCCCACCAACCCAAGGTCTCCAAAGTGGACGCCGCTCCGGTAACCGAACTCCGGTTTCTCACGCTGTCACGTCTGGCccccctctccccacaggccCCGATCCCAGGCCCCAGAGCCCCAGGTCTGAGAGGCCCCTCAGTCTTCTCCTCTTGCAGTCAtaagctccccccccccccagctctcattcactctccccacccccatgactCAGCTGTGGCACCAGAAATAAACCGAGGCAGGTGCCAGGGGGCCACTGTCGAGGAACCACCTCCCAGCAGCTGCAGGCTCACAAGTGGAGCCCCGGGGTCCCAGGAGGGGTGGCTGGGAGACTTCAATTTCAGGGGTGGGGAGATGTCTGgccccctcctccatcctccctgcTAAGGAGAGACAGCCCCTTGCTGTCAGCCTCAAAGACCCCctctccttcctgtctccccCTTTCTGCTTCTCCTCATCTTCCACTCTTccacttcctccccttcctcctccctggcTGCTTCCCAACTCTTGAATCCTTTGATCTCTCC
This portion of the Cervus canadensis isolate Bull #8, Minnesota chromosome 2, ASM1932006v1, whole genome shotgun sequence genome encodes:
- the NES gene encoding nestin produces the protein MNSLAPTPDSQSVAPRPAPSLSPSASFPFRPQSFESCWLLLVLRVSPPSVGQTSRMEGCLGEESFQMWELNRRLEAYLARVKALEEQNELLSAELGGLRAQAGDASWRARADDELAALRALVDQRWREKHAAEVARDNLAEEVEGVASRCQQLRLARERTAEEVARSRRAVEAEKCAQTWLSTQAAELERELEALRAAHEEERAGLNAQAACAPRGPAPPRGPPAPAPEVEELAQRLGEAWRGAVRGYQERVAHMETSLGQARERLGHALQGAREGRLELQQLQAERSGLQERRAALEQRLEGRWQERLRTAEQFQLAVEALEQEKQGLQSQIAQVLEGRQQLAHLKMSLSLEVATYRTLLEAENSRLQTPGGGSKASLGFLDPKLELHFPGTPEGRRPGPLLSVLSPTPLSSPLPGTLETPVPTFLKSQEFLQARTPTSASTPIPPTPQAPCPAVDAEIRAQDDPVCLPQPRVGRQQVPEVMWAEAKVAIPASVLPGPEEPGGQQQEPSPSQSPEDHASLAPALSPDHSSLEAKGGEPSGSRESSRPQEEDEGQLWGLAEKETVVEVKAVSSLQQETWQEEGDLDMKEIQDSQGPLEKETLKSLEEEIQKPSIPLEKQSHETIRSLEKENLELLRPLEEENLETLKILEKENQELLKSLEGKEMEIVRSLEKETLELLKPIGKEDPQTLPSLEQENQEITRSLEVNVETFLYPGKENQELVRSLEEENIESLITLEKESQEPLRCQEVENQETLRLLAKESQEPLRSLEDQEASRPLGKENHEALRAAEDENHEALRPLEKENQEPLRSLEEDQEAVRPSEKENQEPLRSLETENQESLRSLEEDQEEIRALEEDQEAVRPSEKENQEPLRSLETENQESLRSLEEDQEEIRALEEDQEAVRPSEKENQEPLRSLETENQESLRSLEEDQEEIRAPEEDQETGRPLEKEKQESLRSLEDQEAMRPLEEENQEPLRSLEKEKEESLRSLEDQEAMRPLEENQEPLRSLEKEKEESLRSLEDQEAMRPLEEENQEPLRSLEKEKQEAMRPLEEDKQELLRSLEDQEAMRSLDEEGQMTLSPLEKVKPETLKSLGKDQEIVIPLEKENQELLRSLNEESIEAVRSLETETPEPLKPTEEENLEILKPLEEESQEPLESVEGNHETLRPPDKENQESLGSLAEWNVENLQSLEEADEGSLRHLEEEENVEKEESQASLRPLEEQGQELPLSAHQQNWEDITQGDQELDQDRPPGRAGVDSEDGAELELKEQAGFPAKREVVEQGELHLTATGEAWGAGEGQPGSPEPKEQRLPAEGAGGAGGAEGLQNPEEQPEQVGALGLPAAQSMSEVMEPVLEDEDVAPGDGRASPEVTLELETAMGRSAGVERGPEQEVVGLEDPGGLAREEVMEPPLGEGGVEAKKVQGLEGPRKELEEAGTLEPEVSTLPKKSRDPLETPRDWEESESGAPGKTEETVSAETLCHEGSDTPQPRPLGSEGAEEDAKQLLGPPSLRPTESCLPTLIPEDAAGPQPLAEGNQEASWGLEGRAEVLGKADGEQEDLSSGGIPEGLQEEGEESREESEADELGETLPDSTPLGLYLRSPASPKWDLPGEQRPSPQGEPGKEGWGPAVPASKGLGAHPSEEEEEEGDEEEERGHDSELSEEFEDLGTEASLLPGVPGEGEEPLSQVPQLLLEPAAWDRDGESDGFADEEESGEEGEEEDEEEGREPGAGHGGPVPSVGSLPAPRSPQGGNLLGSETADVSVPWDDGPRVTAPDAPMTAPETESQNITEASGSEEESDAAPLEREDQVPGPLGTLSGVEDTPDVGGPGPSLKEELEHVNGGVVNGLEQSEGIGQGAAEGDRGSPLEEEGGSLKAPWAGAPLHLGQGQFLKFSQREGDGDSWSSGED